The Cucurbita pepo subsp. pepo cultivar mu-cu-16 chromosome LG18, ASM280686v2, whole genome shotgun sequence nucleotide sequence GCTGCTACGTTGGCAGCTTATGATTGGGCCGTAACCGTCAGTGCGGTAACAGTCAGCGCGGGTCCGTTGATTTGTAGGAAgtcaattttgttattataaaaatgaatttcgGCCACTTCCTTTATCCACACGCTTCCACGTGTGAAGTATCTGAGTACACCCACATTGTCGGATATGGAGGCGAGTGTGTGTAGagagacattttttttcttcacgcGTTCATTCGTTTTCCTTCCCAAGTCCCAACCATTTCCTATTGACCGTCGTAGCCAAGAAAAGCAGCAGCGCGCACAGACACAGAGAGCGATGAACAGAGAATTCTGAATCGGATTTTGAGGAGCAGAGAAGGTGAATCGGTGTTCTTCGAGAGAGGAATTTGAAGTTGGAAGAGCTGGTGAGTGATTCGAAGTGGCCGAGAAAGTGAGGGGTGTGTGGGAAGGAGAGATTGGAGAAGAGGGATGAAACACATTTTCAAGAAGTTTCATATCGGAAGCAATCACGATCCGAGTCGATCCAACGAGAATCCGTTGCCCGTAGCagcgtcgtcgtcgtcgtctcCATGCGTTTCTGATAATCGTCCTGCAACTGCTCCCGGCCTCACTTCTGGCAACTCTCCATTGAGTCCTTCGTCTTCGCCGTCGCTGGCAACAACTCCTCCAGGCGGCGGAAGTGTGACTCCGGTTTCGGTTGCTCCCAATCGGTCTGATTACTTTTCTTCAGAGGAGGAGTTTCAGGTTCAGCTTGCCCTAGCTATTAGCGCCTCCAATTCGGACTTTCGGGATGATCCGGAGAAGGATCAAATTCGTGCTGCGTCGCTTTTGAGCTTCGGAAATCATCGAATTGATTCCACTGCCAGAGACCAGGGAGATGCTGCCGAGGTGCTCTCCAGACAATATTGGGTGAGATTCTTGTCTTCTGGGAAGTTCATTCGACCATGTTTTCAGTATTGACATAGTAAACAGAATTAATTAGATCAAGATTCAAGGTTTATGCTGCTAATCGACAACAGTTACATCTCTGATCGTATGGATTTCGAATTAATTAGATCAAGATTCTTGTTTTCTGTACGTGGTCACtgcattaattataatttgacaTTATAAACATATTGAGATGACTGAGAGATGGATTTCGAATTATCATAATCTAATGCATCATTCTTGTAGACGAGGATTTAGTACATCTTTTTTCTCCCCATACATTTTTATCATGTCTAGGATGGTTCAACTAGCATTTCTATTGGCTTAGTCTAACTACGTCAAGaactgaaataaaaaaaattaccctaAAACCACTAAGCACCTGCATAATCGCAGAGTTGTTTGGCTCATGGGAAAAATCAAGACACCCTTTGGAAATAAGTATCTTAGAGAAGTTTAAACGAAGCATATTTGAAACAGAAAGTGagaaattaattgttttaagCTACCTATGTTTAAGAAAACTAGTTGCGTCGTATGTTTGCGACACTTCCTAGTCAATCCAGGAGGTAACTGCTGCATCAATATATTGTAACATCTACACTGGTGGAGCTGGACTTGCCACAACCTTGTCACGTTGCTctgatattctttttcttgctACTCTGCACTGTAGGGTCATTCAGTCTTTTagtaatactatttttttttattgcattttaAGGAATACAATCTGCTTGGCTATGAAGATAAAGTGGTCAATGGGTTTTATGATGTTCTCTCCACGGATTCAGCAGTCCAAGGAAAAATTCCATCTCTATCTGATATTGAAGCAAGCTTTGGTAGTTCTGGCTTTGAAGTCGTGATGGTCAATATGACAGTTGATCGTGCATTAGAAGAGCTAGTGCAAATTGCTCAATGTATTGCAGATTGCCCTGGTACTGAGGTGAGGGTTTTGGTTCAAAGGCTTGCTGAGCTTGTTATGGGACATATGGGCGGACCTGTAAAGGACGCCCATTTTATGCTAGCAAGGTGGATGGAAAGAAGCACAGAGTTAAGGACTTCTCTTCACACCAGTGTATTGCCTATTGGTTCCATCAATATTGGCCTCTCAAGACATCGTGCATTGCTTTTCAAGGTTGGTTGACTCAAATGACTCTTAGATATCTGTAATATCATGCAAACGGCCTTTACTGAGTAGTACCTTCTAAGACCATGAGCTGTCATAGCAGTTTATGTTAGAGATTTCCTCTATGAGATCGCTTGTTAAATGTGATAAAGGATGTGGTTTTACTGTCAATATGAAGAACTTGAAAAAGGTcgattttctttcttaattataatatagCGTCGAAGTAAAAGGCCCTAGAGCCCTAATAAGGTGTcaggaaaataaaatggtcTGGGTGTTACAAGTTCTGAGTATACTGTTTTTGGtgatattatgttttatacattatttaaagttttattatcattattaaacaaaaaatttactGACATTATATGAGCCGTTTCTCCTTGGCTATAGGTGTTAGCTGACAGTATCAAGATGCCTTGTAGGCTTGTTAAAGGTAGTCACTATACAGGTGTCGAAGAAGATGCTGTGAACATTATAAAGTTGGAGGATGAAAGGTATACCCCTGTTCTGTTCCATTCATTTCATCattaatggtatttttgaatttataataactGGGCAAAAAGTCATGTAATcgataatattttgtttgggTTAGGATGTTCATAGTTATTGAAGCTTTCTGAGATAGTTCGTTCCACCCGGCACTTTCacagttttgattttaatttttatcttgGTTTATAGTTTTCTTTAAGTGTCACAAGTATACAGACCTTGAAGTATCTCCCATATTTCCTAAAAGATCTTCCTATTCCGTTATTTACTAAACTACTTTGAAACCGACATTATTGGGTTTGTCTAAATGAACTTGAGATTGTCCAACAGAGAAAGTACAAGGCTAAACGgtaaaaaatttggaagtgCCAAAGACTCAATTATTACCATCCATAGATCAAGGACTAAATTGTGACTTTTATGAAAGTCGTGAGaacctaaattatttttaacctaTAAGAAATTCACTCATACTTTTTATTGGACAATctaatatcaaaatatattaagcTTCCCAACATGAAGTTTTAGATCCGCCATTGATAGGATTGATGGATATCAAAGATATAGGTTTCACTACTTCGAATCTTGGGGTTTAGTTAGTTAGGCAAATTTGATAGAATAATGTCAGTTGACTCGTTAAGCTAATGtgaaatttcttcatccaGTATGCATGTATACTGCATCATCCtccaaaaatactttttttttgttttcttttttttctgtatGCGTGAATCTCCATTAGGATATCATACAATTGCATCTTGAGctttaaacaatattttggTCATCTTAATGCCTCTATTTTAGCCCCTCTGATGTTTTGTCTCCAAGTCGGGTTCCTTGTAATTTTTATAGCTTCCTTTGTTGGTTGGGTTATTATGTTTGTGGATATATTCCAGTAAATGTTAGTCTTTAATTCTTTTGGTGTCCATTAGCTGTAATAATTATGTTATTCATCTAAAAAAAAGCTGTAATAATTAGGTTACCATTATTGTTGGTTTCTTTGCTTAATAGTTGGTCTTTCCCTGTTTTACACATTCATTCCATTTGCCTTGCTTAAAGTTGGATCATTGTCaagaaattctatttttaataagtaACAGAACTTTGTTAAGAAATTGTATTATTATCAATTGGGAAGCTCTTATACCTCCGTGGCAGTTGTTGGGGTTTCTTCCATTTGGGATTTCAGTTGTTCAATAAAATGAcaatttgtttcttcttaaaagaaaaataaaatgcgaCTGTTAAGTAAAATTAGTCCTAAAGGGCTCATTTAGTGTTGCGTACACTTCTATCAAAACCAATTGATATGAGTATTTAATTTCTGCTTTCAGGGAGTTTTTGGTTGATCTAATGGCAGCTCCTGGAACACTTATACCAGCAGACATATTAAGTGCAAAGGATACTACTTCCATTAAGCCTTACAACCCTAAAGTAAGcaaaatttcttctcttcaccACTATAATGATGCTGGAATTTCTTCTGCGAAGCCAACATCATTACTTGAGGAAGGCAGCAGTCAAAACTTTGAAGCAGAGGCCAGCTCACTGGTGGATGAGAAACTGAGCTATGGAAGGACAGAGTCTGTGCCGTCAAGCTCAGGTGCGTAGTATGACATTTACTTTATTTCTCCAGTACCTGCTAGAATAACTCCATATTAATCGGAGATTTTTCCTTGTTAGGTACTGAGACTTCTCGATACAAAGGGGCCCATTTTGGTGATAGTAATATTAGACTGAATGTCAATGTAGTTTCACTTGGTCAAAGCTCCGAGGATTCCAAAAATCTTTTTGAAGATCTTAATCCTTTCCAAATAAAAGGAACTGgaaaaagtttcattcttaACAAATCCTCTGACAATAAAATTGAGGAGCTTCGGAAACCTGCTATTGGGCATGCTCCTGTGCCGTTATGGAAAAACCGGGTTGTTTTCAATGCAGTTCCCAAGAATAAAGAGTATGATTATATGGAGGGCCGTTTTCCAAGAACTAATTGTAGACCTAATGATCATAATACTGCATGCTCTTCTGTCTCTGAAAATGTTAATCCTAGTGGTTCAGGAATTTCCATTGACTCGAGGGTATCGATGAGAAGTGCTGAAGTTGGAAGTTCTTCATCTAATATGAACTTGCGGTCGACATCCACAATGATAGAGCCTAATATTTTGCCTTTGATTGACGAGCAGAACAGAAAGCTCAATGGAGAATATTCTGGAAATATAGACATGCAGGACGAAAAGGTAGATGCCGTTGTTGGACGTGATAATTTAAGCAGATTTGATGACCGTAGAAAGTTCACATATGATAGATCTGTTGGGACCAATTTGATATTGAAGGATCCGGGAAGTCCCAGCATATTGATTGATCCAAGTTCGAGGAGTAGGTTTGAGCAAGTTTATGATGACGTGGATGTAGGCCAATGTGAAATCCAATGGGAGGACCTCGTTATTGGGGAAAGGATTGGACTAGGTAAGCTAATGGCTGATcagaattttatatttcacaAACATTATAGGGGCTGAGgttggaaataaaatataattgctTCATTCCATGGTGaaacttatttataaattgCTCTCTCTTTCAATTGTTTAAACCTTTGAAATAGTTTACCTTTAACACCTTGgaaatcttcatttttccctcttttaATTCCATGTTTTCTATATATAGGTTCATATGGAGAAGTCTACCATGCTGATTGGAATGGCACAGTGAGTTATATTAACTATATTTCTATGTTGTTGTGTTCTGTAGCCAGTCTACCAATATTAAGCTTGGTACATTCATTTttgcattttgtttttagcTGCAATAACTTGTCTGATCCAAATTACTACTGTTAACTCTCTCCTTATGATAAAATGCTTGAAATAGTATGTTGAAATTGTTAAACTATCACTACTAAACCCTGATTGTTTTCCAATTGTTTAACCATTAAACCTGGAAGTTTGAACCAATTAGTTAGGTTGTCTTAACACCCCATTTGTTAATTAGTTAGGTTGAAATATTCCTTCCTTGCTCTTATGgtccttttaaatttatacaGTTGTGTCTGCAAGTAATATCACACCGAATGTCTTTTCCAATCCTAACATCTTGATGTTAATTGATGGATTTGCAGGAGGTTGCTGTGAAGAAATTCTTAGACCAGGATTTTTCTGGCGCTGCTTTAGCTGAGTTCAAAAGAGAAGTAAGTGGAGCAGTTACTTCTAGAAAAATAGACTTCTCAATGCATATCTTAATGGAAGAAATTTACATGTTTAATA carries:
- the LOC111779895 gene encoding serine/threonine-protein kinase EDR1-like, which produces MKHIFKKFHIGSNHDPSRSNENPLPVAASSSSSPCVSDNRPATAPGLTSGNSPLSPSSSPSLATTPPGGGSVTPVSVAPNRSDYFSSEEEFQVQLALAISASNSDFRDDPEKDQIRAASLLSFGNHRIDSTARDQGDAAEVLSRQYWEYNLLGYEDKVVNGFYDVLSTDSAVQGKIPSLSDIEASFGSSGFEVVMVNMTVDRALEELVQIAQCIADCPGTEVRVLVQRLAELVMGHMGGPVKDAHFMLARWMERSTELRTSLHTSVLPIGSINIGLSRHRALLFKVLADSIKMPCRLVKGSHYTGVEEDAVNIIKLEDEREFLVDLMAAPGTLIPADILSAKDTTSIKPYNPKVSKISSLHHYNDAGISSAKPTSLLEEGSSQNFEAEASSLVDEKLSYGRTESVPSSSGTETSRYKGAHFGDSNIRLNVNVVSLGQSSEDSKNLFEDLNPFQIKGTGKSFILNKSSDNKIEELRKPAIGHAPVPLWKNRVVFNAVPKNKEYDYMEGRFPRTNCRPNDHNTACSSVSENVNPSGSGISIDSRVSMRSAEVGSSSSNMNLRSTSTMIEPNILPLIDEQNRKLNGEYSGNIDMQDEKVDAVVGRDNLSRFDDRRKFTYDRSVGTNLILKDPGSPSILIDPSSRSRFEQVYDDVDVGQCEIQWEDLVIGERIGLGSYGEVYHADWNGTEVAVKKFLDQDFSGAALAEFKREVLIMRQLRHPNIVLFMGAVTRPPNLSIVTEFLPRGSLYRIIHRPNCQIDESRRIKMALDVARGMNCLHTSNPTIVHRDLKSPNLLVDKNWNVKVSDFGLSRLKHNTFLSSKSTGGTPEWMAPEVLRNEPSNEKCDVYSFGIILWELATLRLPWSGMNPMQVVGAVGFQNRRLEIPKEVDTTVARIIWECWQTDPNLRPSFAQLANILKPLQRLVMPLHSDQPSSSVLQEISVNSTP